A genome region from Haloactinospora alba includes the following:
- a CDS encoding MFS transporter, which translates to MNTAHHHDPLTRPWRGLTLLLLPTAVVAVDLNVLFLALPELTTDLRVNAAEQLWITDVYGLVVGVLAVVAGAVGDRFGRRRLLFLGSTGFLLASLLAAFAPSSTALIAARVLQAVAGATLMPSTLALITELFPEESKRGRAIAAWATTQFAFASFGPVIGGIMLHQWWWGSVFLLAVPVSLAVLTLGPRLLPEHVDPASAQHVDGLSAGLLVAALACTFLLIKTGLPAHGSPVTMAVAAGAGALVIGAWFVRRQLTTASPLLDLRILATPAVASTLTALILAGVVLAGTGFWATQYLQSDAGLTPLAAAVAFVPMGIGVAVGTQIAARLSPTIPADILIPAGLAVSAGSEALLVLVGESHPLLPLVLSYTLTGLGCGPLFAFGTHRLVSAAPPESAARAAALAETGNHVGSAAGIALLGTIGRVASEGIAAGSGTLTGSLHIVGSVSAGILLFCACLAARATLTARRRERTISR; encoded by the coding sequence GTGAACACCGCTCACCACCACGACCCGCTGACTCGTCCATGGCGCGGGCTGACCCTGCTCCTCTTGCCGACCGCCGTGGTCGCCGTGGATCTCAACGTCCTCTTCCTTGCGCTTCCCGAGCTCACGACCGACCTCCGGGTGAACGCGGCAGAGCAGTTGTGGATCACCGATGTCTACGGCTTGGTGGTGGGCGTGCTCGCCGTGGTGGCCGGCGCCGTGGGCGACCGCTTCGGACGTCGCCGGCTGTTGTTCCTCGGGTCGACCGGGTTCCTGCTCGCCTCGCTGCTGGCCGCGTTCGCGCCCAGCTCGACGGCCCTCATCGCGGCTCGGGTTCTGCAGGCGGTCGCTGGCGCCACACTGATGCCGTCCACACTCGCGCTGATCACCGAGTTATTCCCCGAAGAGTCGAAACGCGGCCGGGCTATCGCGGCGTGGGCCACTACCCAGTTCGCCTTCGCGTCCTTCGGGCCCGTGATCGGCGGCATCATGCTTCACCAGTGGTGGTGGGGGTCGGTGTTCCTACTCGCCGTCCCCGTCAGCCTCGCCGTACTGACGCTCGGCCCGAGACTACTGCCCGAACACGTGGACCCGGCCAGCGCCCAACACGTCGACGGCCTCAGTGCCGGACTCCTCGTCGCCGCGCTCGCCTGCACCTTCCTCCTGATCAAGACCGGTCTCCCCGCTCATGGGTCTCCCGTCACGATGGCGGTTGCCGCGGGCGCGGGAGCCCTCGTCATCGGGGCCTGGTTCGTTCGCCGACAGCTCACCACCGCCTCACCGCTTCTCGACCTCCGGATCCTGGCCACGCCTGCCGTGGCCAGCACCCTCACCGCGCTCATCCTCGCCGGCGTCGTGCTCGCCGGGACCGGGTTCTGGGCCACCCAGTACCTCCAGTCCGACGCCGGGCTGACGCCCCTGGCTGCCGCTGTCGCATTCGTGCCCATGGGAATCGGCGTCGCCGTCGGCACCCAGATCGCCGCACGTCTTTCCCCCACCATCCCAGCCGACATCCTGATACCCGCGGGACTCGCGGTCTCGGCCGGAAGCGAAGCCCTCCTGGTCCTGGTGGGTGAGTCCCACCCGCTGCTTCCCCTGGTCCTCTCCTACACGCTCACCGGGCTCGGCTGCGGCCCCCTCTTCGCGTTCGGAACACACCGTCTCGTCTCCGCGGCGCCGCCGGAATCAGCCGCCCGCGCCGCCGCGCTCGCCGAAACCGGCAACCACGTGGGCTCAGCCGCCGGAATCGCCCTCCTCGGGACCATCGGACGGGTCGCCTCGGAAGGGATCGCCGCAGGAAGCGGAACACTCACCGGTTCGCTCCACATCGTCGGTTCGGTCAGCGCGGGCATCCTGCTGTTCTGCGCCTGCCTCGCCGCGCGTGCGACTCTCACCGCACGGCGCCGCGAACGGACAATCTCCCGCTGA